In the genome of Shewanella glacialimarina, one region contains:
- a CDS encoding MFS transporter — translation MTFVMSMVFAVWQALLNNFVIERAAFTGAEIGMLQSLREVPGFLAFTAVFVLLLIREQAFALISLALLCIGVGITGFFPDVLGLYLTTILMSIGFHYFETINQSLTLQWVDKAEAPGFMGKALAWRSAAALIGYGSIWLVMTWLKLDYIWMYSIIGALGLIMVLMMSLYFPRFAISETQHKHLLVRKRYWLYYLLTFFSGARRQIFMVFAGFMMVEKFGYSVSEITALFLINYVVNLFFAPAIGKLIGRIGERYALIFEYVGLIIIFISYAYVENANVAAGLYVIDHLLFAMAIAMKTYFQKIADKQDIASTMSVSFTINHIAAVIIPVLLGMLWLSSPKYVFFIGTGFAVCSLLLAFNVPKSPKPGFETYWPKPRE, via the coding sequence ATGACCTTTGTTATGTCGATGGTATTTGCGGTGTGGCAAGCCTTACTAAACAACTTTGTGATTGAAAGGGCGGCGTTTACCGGTGCTGAAATTGGTATGCTGCAAAGCTTACGAGAGGTGCCCGGCTTTTTGGCCTTTACTGCGGTATTTGTTTTACTGCTTATTCGCGAACAAGCCTTTGCCCTTATATCGCTGGCATTGTTATGTATTGGTGTGGGTATAACCGGATTTTTTCCCGACGTACTCGGGCTATATCTGACCACAATTTTAATGTCGATAGGCTTTCATTATTTTGAAACCATCAATCAATCATTAACATTGCAATGGGTAGATAAAGCAGAAGCACCAGGTTTTATGGGCAAAGCACTCGCATGGCGTTCAGCCGCGGCGTTAATCGGATATGGCAGTATTTGGCTAGTCATGACATGGCTTAAACTTGACTACATTTGGATGTATTCAATCATTGGCGCATTAGGACTGATAATGGTGCTGATGATGAGCCTGTACTTCCCCCGTTTTGCTATTAGCGAAACGCAGCACAAACATTTATTAGTGCGCAAACGATACTGGTTATATTACTTGCTGACCTTTTTCTCCGGCGCACGTCGGCAAATATTTATGGTTTTTGCCGGCTTTATGATGGTCGAAAAGTTTGGCTATTCGGTATCAGAAATCACCGCCCTGTTCTTAATTAACTATGTGGTGAATTTATTTTTTGCCCCCGCTATTGGAAAACTGATTGGTCGCATTGGTGAGCGTTATGCGCTTATCTTTGAATATGTGGGCTTAATTATTATTTTTATCAGCTATGCCTATGTAGAAAATGCCAATGTAGCAGCGGGGTTATATGTGATTGATCATTTATTGTTTGCCATGGCAATCGCAATGAAAACCTACTTTCAAAAAATTGCTGATAAACAAGATATAGCCTCAACCATGTCGGTTAGCTTCACCATTAACCACATTGCCGCGGTGATCATTCCTGTACTATTGGGTATGCTGTGGTTAAGTTCGCCTAAATATGTCTTTTTTATCGGCACAGGATTCGCGGTATGCTCTTTATTACTGGCATTCAATGTCCCCAAATCACCCAAACCAGGATTTGAAACTTACTGGCCTAAACCACGCGAATAA